The sequence below is a genomic window from Ficedula albicollis isolate OC2 chromosome 2, FicAlb1.5, whole genome shotgun sequence.
GCCTAGGGAATCAGTGAAGATAAATGCTATGTTGTCAGTTAAACTGCTAGATGTAGTATTTAAGATTCTTAAAATGCCTTTGAATTAGGAGATTAGTGTTCAAGTATTTAGATAGAGCATCAAAAagaatggtgaaaaaaaaaatcttctctctGTAGTCTTGCACCTGAACACTACTTGAAATACCAGTCAGGAGAGCAGTCTATGGGCTCTTCCTTCCAAAGAGTCTTCAGACGCTGGGTCCAGGCAGTCAgcatctcctttctcttctcctcagAGACATTCTCTGGAGCATAACAGATGTGAGGTTCAAGGACCTTGACACCACAGAAGTGCATGATTCCATGCTGgatgcaaaacaaagaaagaaatgcctcagaaaatatttactctttTACTTTATGCCTCAGGAAATATTTACTCTTTTACTTTGATTTGAAGAACATGGAAGATTCAAGTTATTCTGCTTCTCTGATCCAATATGAGCCAGGTTCTCTAAACCTGTGCATTTatcaggagaaggaaaataaattgcagcAGTTCACTACCTATCCAGGAAGTTACTATTGAAGGCATTCAAGCAGAATGGCATACAAACTACTGAAAGTTAAGGGCAGCTTCATTTATTCTGCTctgtggaatttatttttaactgctgttAACCCCACAGCACTGTCCTCTTTGGTGGCTGTTCACTATGCAGTTTGTAAGGATCACAGGTGGCCAAAACTTCATTGTCCAGTTTGGAACTCCTTAGATTGATCTCTAACTTCAGTGTTCCACATGTACTTCTAAGATGGGggttttttcacctttttcccctctggctTAGCCAAATGTCCCTGTAGGAAGGCTAGTGCCTGTGGAATCAGTTCAACTCGccattttccctctgtgtgtTTCTGAATTTAGAATTGTGTTCCATGTTTTTGCCATGTAGACCTGTGGGGTCTGCAGTTGGACAGCTccacaggagcaggcagctggtAACTGCATGAGGAGGAGACCATGGAATTTTAGCTCATCTGCTGTACCTGGAAGAAGCTGGCAAAATTTGCCTTACCACCTGTATTTCCCAAACCATGCTGGATACTTCTGATAAAAGAGTAGCAATTAGAAGAGGAATGCTAACTTTTGTGTGTTGATTGTTACTGCCACGTTGATGTGTGactcccctcctgccccacatcCTACATGAACTGGGAAACCACAGGGAACAGAAATCCTGTATGGCTGAGCCAAAGGAGATCCTGTAAGAGCAAGGAAACTGAAAGGGCTGACAGTGTTAAGCTTTCTCTTTCAATGTTAAGCTGATCTGGAGGAAGGAGGacaaaataactttaaaagtCAGTGGACTTTTAAAGAAGTCCCAGGATTTTATGTAACAGTTTACAACCTGCAGATCCTTGTAACTGACAACTTGATAATTAATTATTATGtttcatattaaaaaacccaataaaacaATTGTTAAAAATAGCTGGAATgataaaaaattatgtaaataacCAAATGTTCATATATTATACCTGCATGGGCCAGAGGATATAGCGAATATCACCACTGATACTTCCTTTTGAATACATCTCTTGGCCTCCTCCCGTGgtgaaagaaaacagggatAGTTTACCCTAGAATTAGGAAAGCAGTGATTAAGACATATTTAAAGAAGAGTGGCTGAATATTTCAAAAGATATTCAGGGAAACCTGGACAACATGGATTTCTATGGGAGAGGGTGACCTCTTCCTTCCCAGACTGTACATGAAGTGGTAGTTCTGAGGCAAAGGTTGATGTCATACAATTAGACAGTGGACTGTGTGTCTTTGGGAAGAAATAGGTTAAAGAACTGGAATTAGGTGTCTGACACCCTTGTGTGATGAAGCAGGGCTGATACACTACTTCAACACAATGTAAAGTGAGAGCTTTAAAAACTACAGTGGAAAAGAAGGACTAAGGTCCCATAGAATATGGTGCAAGCCTTGACCTTAATAAAACAATTCCAAAAACATACCTGGAGCAAACCACCGTCATAGGCCTTTGACACATCGTAAGCAAAGCCTTGGACCAAGACTCTGTCCATCCAGCCCTTCAGGATCGCAGGCATGTTGAACCAAAACAAGGGAAACTaggcaaagagaaaattacCTGGTCAGCACAGTCTGGGCCACCCTTAGGCCTGGTCTAAGGGACAGTCCTCTCCTTTGAACCTGCTCAGATCCTGCATGTGCCTTCTTCCAGCTCTCTGTCAGGACAGGCAGTAactgtgcctggcacagggagctgaaGTGCTTTCTGTCTGTAGTTACCTCAGGGCCAGACCTGAGCATCTGCAGCACACCAACACCGTGGTGCATGTCTTGGCTTCCATCCTGATTGAAGGTGGAACAGGAGGAAGTAGGAGGGTGCCATTTCATTCATATTTAGGACTGTACAGAATCATGTCTCCTATGGCTGAAATGCAAAAGAATCTAATATCTTATTAGCAGGATGGACATCTGGTGATCAGTTCTGATCTGACAGTCTGCTGACAAATGCCAGGGGATCATAGGAAAGACTTCTTTGCAAAGCTTGCTGACATCCTGACCCCAAATACCtctactgagaagaaaaactCTTCCTTAATAGTTGGACCCTTGGTTTCTAGATCTTCCAGTTAGCCCATGGGACTGCATCCCAAAGCTATCCTGTCTTCACAGCATTATCTTGACTGCTTTATGGGCTCCTATACAAGTCTGCATCATTATCCCTAAAGCTTTGTGCACGCTGcacacagaggaagaaattctATAAACATGTAACCATGTGTGGCTCAATACAAGATGAAAACAAAGTGGAAGCTGGGCAACCACCAGTCACTACAAGTAGTGAATACAGTCTGTAGCAAATTTTGAATTCCTTTATGATGTCCTTTAGaggctttttaaatttctttttcttttactgcacCCGAGCACACTCAACTCtacatccccccccccccccccccccccccccccccccccccccccccccccccccccccccccccccccccccccccccccccccccccccccccccccccccccccccccccccccccccccccccccccccccccccccccccccccccccccccccccatgtcTTACTGTTCTTGTCTGGTAAGCAATAGTGTGAAAATGATGAAGAATTACAGTGAAATGCTTAATCGAGATATGGCCCCATCCTAAACTTAATGTAACTTTGGACAGAGGAATATATATAGAGATGCCTAAGGCCAACAGGGTCGCACAGAAATATAAGGCTACTATTTCCCTTCACAGTACCTTTGGATTTGTAGAgactggggacagagctggcatAGTGGAGAATAGAGATGGGCTGAAAAAATTCATTAGCAATTCCCAGTAGTGCTTCTGCAACTCAGCAACAAATGAGAACAGTCTACTTGGGAAAGCTCAATTCCCCAACTTCACTGGCTccttgcagaaaaaataatccttgCTCTGAATGTAACTTTGGACAGAGGAATATATATAGAGATGCCTAAGGCCAACAGGGTCGCACAGAAATATAAGGCTACTATTTCCCTTCACAGTACCTTTGGATTTGTAGAgactggggacagagctggcatAGCGGAGAATAGAGATGGGCTGAAAAAATTCATTAGCGATTCCCAGTAGTGCTTCTGCAACTCAGCAACAAATGAGAACAGTCTACTTGGGAAAGCTCAATTCCCCAACTTCACTGGCTCCTTGCAGAGAAAATAATccttgctctgctttctgccGGCCTGCCTGACATCCATGCTCACATAAGTCTTTGTGCATTCAGACAGGAAGTTTGGCCCAGTGTTGGGGagttcctggggctgctcttgtTTCAGCCTGCATCATTGTGCTACTCAGTTACTGCATGTGCTGTAATAATGACCCAGGTAATTGTACTACTGATCTGTGGTTTTTACTGTACCATTACCTAGAGATAAAGCAAACATCACAGCTGAATTGTATTTCAAATAATGACCTGAAAAATCAGCAGGTCTGCTTCCTGCACCTTCTTCTGCTCTTCAACCAGGTCTTTGGACAAACCTCCTCTCTTGTAAGCTTCCCAGGTTTCCACACCATAATTGAACGCTTCTGAGTTGTGCAGGCGACCTGTGGGTAGAAGTGAACAGTGATTCCTTGTCCCCTGCCCAGTATCAGCACCAGATAAGAGTTGAATGCAGGCTGCCATTCGCAGTTCTAAACTGAGTTActgctttccatttttcctactttcttgtcttttttgGATATTCAGCATCATCACAGCCGATGGTGACTTCATTTTGAAATGGAGACGAATGCAGCATCTCAGAGTTCTAAAACTTCCCCTTCCTGTAGCAACTTGGGAAGTGCAATATGAGGACCTAAGCTTGCCTCAGGACTCTGGGGGTGAAGGTGGAAGATTTAAGAGAATGTTGTTAATTGTTCTGCCTCTGCCTTAAGCATTCCTGAGGCCATCATGCACTTGTCAGCACTAtgcagctgttttccagcctctATAACTGGGAAATTCCCCAAAGGATGGGGAACCAGTATTGGCCATTTCTACTGATTCCACTAGCAGATCATCAGTGTCTAGCAAAGGACAGGGGCAGTTGTAGCCTTGTGAACTAAACTGCAGCAAGTCCCAGAATGATATCTGAAGGTGTTTCCTCCCTGTGAGAAATGGACTTTAGAGACTGATTATGGACATGTACTaatgtgttttttcctcagTCAGTAATCTCACTGTGATACAAAGTTCATGTTCAGGAGTGAACTTTTAGAAATGCAGATGTCTGAGATTAGTAAGTTTCGTATTAATGGAATAAGTTTCTTATTAATCTCTGGATGGTcggagggctggagcacctctcctgtcaAGACAGTCTGAGAGTTCTGCATGTTCAGCATGGGGAAACTTTCAGGGAAACCTTTTTTCAGCCTTCTGATACCTGATGGGGGGGATTACAAACTACTGGTTTTGAAAAAGGTGCATTTTTGGCTGGTCTCACCAACAATGTCATTTCTTGTTGCTCTGGGCTCAAACTGCATGGCGTATAAATCTGACACGGTGacactgcagccctgcttggTCAGTTCTTCCACAGCAATCTTCAACAAAGCTCCATTGAAGGACTTGGGCTCTTGATGTGCATAGACTATCAGGACTTTTTTCCCTGgaggcagaaagaaaaccaggagaCCATTCAGAATCTAGGAGGCAGATGCAGAACAGTTTGTAGACTTGGCGCTTGCTCCTCGCTCTTTAGTATCTTTTCCCAAGGGCACAAAACCAGTGAAAgcagagtgacagcagcagcatttgactcctgctcagcagcagcagtgactccTAAGGCCCTGATTGCTGCAtgtgccctgctcagcaattCTGTGCTACACTGGGCTTTGTTTCCTAGGTGGAACTTGGTGGACAGAGAGGGTGTTCCATAGCAAGTCACACTGCCCTACATCAGCACAATCCAGCCCCTTCCCTTGAGACAACATTTCTGTTGGTCTGATTCCACTACAACCCAACAAGCAGTGCCAGCTCAGATTGCCCCAAAGTGTCACGGAATCAACTTCTGAGAAATCAGAACACCTTCCTACAGCATTGTGGTATCCCCTCCTGatctttcatttcagtgctgtgcAAGTTACAACAC
It includes:
- the LOC101806163 gene encoding ribosyldihydronicotinamide dehydrogenase [quinone]-like → MAGKKVLIVYAHQEPKSFNGALLKIAVEELTKQGCSVTVSDLYAMQFEPRATRNDIVGRLHNSEAFNYGVETWEAYKRGGLSKDLVEEQKKVQEADLLIFQFPLFWFNMPAILKGWMDRVLVQGFAYDVSKAYDGGLLQGKLSLFSFTTGGGQEMYSKGSISGDIRYILWPMQHGIMHFCGVKVLEPHICYAPENVSEEKRKEMLTAWTQRLKTLWKEEPIDCSPDWYFK